In Aspergillus luchuensis IFO 4308 DNA, chromosome 1, nearly complete sequence, the following are encoded in one genomic region:
- a CDS encoding sugar transporter-like protein (COG:G;~EggNog:ENOG410Q223;~InterPro:IPR005829,IPR005828,IPR003663,IPR036259, IPR020846;~PFAM:PF00083,PF07690;~TransMembrane:11 (i12-33o53-75i87-105o111-131i143-162o177-196i300-321o333-352i364-388o400-418i430-449o);~go_component: GO:0016020 - membrane [Evidence IEA];~go_component: GO:0016021 - integral component of membrane [Evidence IEA];~go_function: GO:0022857 - transmembrane transporter activity [Evidence IEA];~go_process: GO:0055085 - transmembrane transport [Evidence IEA]) — protein sequence MVRINMYGRGLSLRLAIMFTCQAAFALFGYNQAVFSGIINNADFLSIVHHPTTAVMGIIVSIYNLGCLLGTAVAFLTSDNLGFRKSVWLAMCIIIIGATVQTSSYSKAQLLVSRLFTGIGIGIMTTTVPVYQAELCEARKRGMYVCTQPLAVGVGITIAYWYDYGMSYVDGPINWRLPIASQVIIAILVIILILGLPENPRWLCRQHRRQEALQVLSDFFDLPLDHPTVTQEAENIFRAIDDGRPEYKWSEIFKKDELHTGRRILLAYGLQFTNQMGGAPLIVTYVTTVLEDNVGLDAKLSLLLSGVIQLMFVIGAFYPIFYSDRLGRRSPMMWGSFGLFVCLLMISILLSFKGTNLEKSTATASVAFFFLYMLIYGATINCIPWVYGPELLPQQVRTKGQAIGISANWLWSFFVNMISPTLIRDLAWKGYLIFVAFNLAFIPIVYFYYPETANLSLEDIDSLFGVQKAQPIREDDKGFTWVETRPVS from the exons ATGGTCAGAATCAATATGTACGGACGGGGGCTCAGCCTTCGGCTGGCCATCATGTTCACCTGCCAAGCAGCATTCGCCTTATTCG GCTACAACCAGGCAGTGTTTTCTGGGATTATCAACAACGCTGATTTTCTCTCCATCGTCCACCATCCCACTACAGCTGTAATGGGAATCATAGTGTCTATATACAATCTAGGCTGTCTCCTTGGCACAGCGGTGGCCTTCTTGACAAGTGACAATTTAGGTTTTCGAAAGTCCGTGTGGCTTGCGATGtgtataattata ATTGGGGCAACGGTCCAGACCAGCTCCTACTCCAAAGCGCAGTTGCTCGTGTCCCGGCTCTTCACTGGGATTGGAATTGGCATCATGACAACGACCGTGCCGGTGTACCAAGCGGAATTATGTGAAGCACGCAAACGAGGAATGTATGTCTGCACTCAACCTCTCGCTGTCGGTGTAGGTATTACCATCGCGTACTGGTACGACTATGGTATGAGCTATGTGGATGGACCTATCAATTGGAGGCTGCCCATCGCCAGTCAAGTGATCATCGCAATTCTCGTTATCATATTGATCTTAGG ACTTCCGGAGAATCCTCGGTGGTTGTGCCGTCAGCATAGGAGGCAGGAGGCCTTGCAAGTTTTAAGCGACTTTTTTGATCTACCACTAGATCATCCAACAGTGACCCAGGAGGCTGAAAATATCTTCAGGGCCATAGACGATGGTCGTCCAGAGTATAAGTGGTCAGAGATCTTCAAGAAAGATGAGCTTCATACGGGTCGACGAATCTTGCTGGCGTATGGGCTACAGTTTACGAACCAGATGGGAGGGGCTCCCTTGATTGTC ACCTATGTCACTACAG TCCTTGAAGATAACGTGGGCCTCGACGCCAAGTTGAGTTTATTGCTCAGTGGAGTGATCCAATTGATGTTTGTCATAG GTGCTTTTTATCCCATCTTTTACTCCGATCGATTGGGACGGCGGAGCCCAATGATGTGGGGATCCTTTGGCCTCTTCGTATGCCTACTCATGATCTCCATTCTTCTGTCCTTCAAAG GGACGAACCTGGAAAAGTCGACCGCTACGGCCTCCgtggctttcttctttctgtatATGCTCATCTATGGGGCCACGATTAATTGCATACCATGGGTATACGGGCCAGAGCTACTGCCCCAACAAGTCCGGACAAAAGG GCAAGCCATCGGAATTTCGGCTAACTGGCTCTGGAGCTTTTTCGTGAACATGATATCTCCGACGCTGATCCGAGACCTGGCATGGAAAGGGtatctcatcttcgtcgcctTTAACCTCGCCTTTATACCG ATCGTGTACTTCTACTATCCCGAAACAGCTAACTTGAGTCTCGAGGACATCGATTCCTTGTTCGGAGTGCAGAAGGCACAGCCTATTCGGGAGGATGACAAAGGGTTTACCTGGGTGGAAACCAGACCCGTGAGCTAA
- a CDS encoding uncharacterized protein (COG:S;~EggNog:ENOG410PP2V) encodes MCPMLLNGLSDGPAMVLSPPQDHAFVQFPRQPKFTHDTESRSFFSNNNNPFQPSRPSRKRSRDEDSFEEAMNGSSTPMSIVAASAPQPRKQEVEEPIYGEGMVLLNPRTKMAISAESQTGTWYEETVENVTTAAPVSSRRSGSPSASRKAQRLDPAASNFDDITLSSIQRKINTDQQDDNRRILNAGNRSEEPTVDDATRLLGISWQRIATDDADMAAAVRGWKKYIDRQFATYLADSQILLKNRALNAYLVTARPMTPMGVSPTPAFYLFNDDLTQGQLVGSTWEACLMNLRSSPIVFEGTQILNAADRPLNNGMASMGAQNLLGANQVESGLPLLQTLCAQPVNHGNGMGLNNSVGMGTGMEIDA; translated from the coding sequence ATGTGCCCAATGCTGCTGAACGGTCTCTCTGATGGCCCGGCGATGGTCCTATCCCCTCCCCAGGACCACGCTTTTGTTCAATTCCCCCGCCAGCCCAAGTTCACCCACGACACAGAGTCGcggtccttcttctccaataacaacaacccctTCCAACCATCCAGACCCTCCCGCAAGAGGTCGCGTGACGAAGATTCCTTCGAAGAAGCCATGAACGGAAGCAGCACTCCCATGTCCATCgtggctgcttctgctccgcAACCCAGAAAGCAAGAGGTCGAAGAGCCCATCTATGGCGAAGGCATGGTTCTCCTCAACCCTCGCACCAAGATGGCCATCTCAGCAGAAAGCCAGACTGGCACGTGGTATGAAGAGACTGTTGAGAATGTCACCACCGCTGCCCCGGTCTCGTCGCGTCGTTCCGGCAGTCCATCTGCTAGCCGTAAAGCTCAGCGTCTGGATCCCGCCGCTTCCAATTTTGACGAtatcaccctctcctccattcAGCGCAAAATAAACACCGACCAGCAAGACGACAATCGCCGAATCCTCAACGCGGGTAACCGCTCCGAAGAACCCACTGTCGACGACGCTACGCGTCTCCTCGGGATCAGTTGGCAGCGGATTGCGACCGATGACGCCGATATGGCGGCTGCCGTGCGCGGCTGGAAGAAGTACATTGATCGGCAGTTCGCGACGTACCTGGCCGATTCACAGATCCTCTTGAAGAACCGGGCGCTGAATGCCTATCTTGTCACCGCACGACCAATGACACCAATGGGGGTTTCCCCTACACCGGCCTTTTATCTTTTCAACGATGACCTCACCCAAGGACAGCTCGTGGGTTCCACATGGGAAGCCTGCCTCATGAACCTTCGCTCGTCTCCCATCGTTTTCGAAGGCACACAGATCCTGAATGCCGCAGACAGGCCGCTCAACAACGGCATGGCCTCGATGGGAGCTCAGAACCTGCTGGGCGCGAATCAGGTAGAATCAggtcttccactcctccagACTCTCTGTGCCCAGCCCGTGAACCACGGCAACGGCATGGGGTTGAACAACAGCGTAGGAATGgggacggggatggagatcGACGCGTAA
- the BRF1 gene encoding transcription factor TFIIIB subunit BRF1 (BUSCO:EOG092613QA;~COG:K;~EggNog:ENOG410PFE5;~InterPro:IPR013150,IPR036915,IPR011665,IPR000812, IPR029529,IPR013763;~PFAM:PF07741,PF00382;~go_component: GO:0000126 - transcription factor TFIIIB complex [Evidence IEA];~go_function: GO:0000995 - RNA polymerase III general transcription initiation factor activity [Evidence IEA];~go_function: GO:0017025 - TBP-class protein binding [Evidence IEA];~go_process: GO:0006352 - DNA-templated transcription, initiation [Evidence IEA];~go_process: GO:0006383 - transcription by RNA polymerase III [Evidence IEA];~go_process: GO:0070897 - transcription preinitiation complex assembly [Evidence IEA]), with the protein MSVPRPGMRAPIPPRGGPRPPMGRLASLKSPNPTPIRRPQPISRPQPARPTTHPKTSTCPNPGCPAPHIVEDDGQKVCSGCGTVISEANIVSEVTFGESSSGAAVVQGTFVGEDQSHVRSYGPGFQRGGAESREITEQNGNRYITQLSRALNIPESAMKAAGQVFKLAVGLNFIQGRRTKTVAAVCLYIACRRQDGNTIMLIDFADVLMINVFKLGRTYKALLDELRLGGNVFLMNPIDPESLIYRFAKQLEFGSATMQVASEAVRIVQRMNRDWMTTGRRPAGICGAALILAARMNNFRRTVREVVYVVKVTEITISQRLNEFSSTESGELTVDQFRSVQLENAHDPPSFARAREGRKPSRSFKRRPTETAAEMESDIQEAQQHRRVDSDGFAIPSLPIDPALLAASSGQRRQSTASAASETISDAGEEHAKSARQKGPKRPPLPAPSPDQIASEEALENEMTALLSKGSNMFDTSAGPPRKVVSDNTEIDAAEFESDPEVSNCLLSPAEVEIKERIWVHENKDYLRTQQAKALKRALAEADSHPGADGRVHKPRKRRRGRLGDVTYLEGEGEDADGRSTRASTPAEATRRMLERRGFSKKINYRLLESLFGDEGADEASKPKEESLSRSQSRSQSVVSRRSASIEPEAASRRTRLATPSSGQPAGASSSTAGPARGSAAPAAQALTDQGGKASQNEQVLGPADGAKNEYSDDEQEDDYDDEDDMEDDGVDAALAGTYGDYYDEGSDYGSD; encoded by the coding sequence ATGTCCGTCCCTAGGCCTGGGATGCGTGCTCCCATTCCCCCACGCGGCGGCCCAAGGCCACCTATGGGAAGACTAGCCAGTCTGAAATCGCCCAATCCAACTCCAATCAGGCGTCCCCAGCCAATTTCTCGGCCTCAGCCTGCCAGGCCAACTACCCACCCCAAAACCTCAACTTGCCCTAACCCGGGCTGTCCTGCCCCTCACATCGTAGAGGATGACGGCCAGAAGGTTTGTTCCGGGTGTGGTACTGTCATCAGTGAAGCAAACATCGTCTCCGAAGTGACTTTCGGGGAATCGTCGTCAGGTGCAGCAGTCGTTCAGGGTACCTTTGTCGGCGAAGATCAATCCCATGTCCGCAGTTATGGCCCTGGCTTTCAGCGTGGAGGCGCCGAGAGCCGCGAGATTACGGAACAAAACGGTAACCGCTACATCACTCAGCTATCTCGTGCCTTGAATATTCCAGAGAGTGCCATGAAGGCTGCTGGTCAGGTGTTCAAGCTGGCAGTCGGGTTGAACTTCATTCAAGGTCGAAGGACCAAGACTGTAGCTGCTGTGTGTTTATACATTGCCTGTCGTCGCCAGGATGGCAACACTATCATGCTCATCGATTTTGCCGATGTCCTCATGATCAACGTCTTCAAGCTAGGCCGGACCTACAAAGCACTGCTTGACGAGTTGCGTCTGGGTGGTAATGTCTTTCTGATGAATCCGATTGACCCGGAGAGTTTGATTTACAGATTTGCCAAACAGCTTGAATTTGGGTCGGCTACCATGCAGGTGGCGAGCGAGGCGGTCCGTATCGTACAGCGGATGAACCGCGATTGGATGACGACGGGTCGTCGTCCCGCTGGTATTTGTGGTGCCGCCTTGATTCTTGCAGCCCGCATGAACAACTTTCGTCGCACTGTTCGAGAGGTTGTCTACGTCGTCAAGGTCACCGAGATCACTATTAGCCAGCGTTTGAACGAGTTCAGCTCCACCGAAAGTGGTGAACTTACAGTCGACCAGTTTCGTTCCGTGCAGCTGGAAAACGCGCATGACCCACCTTCTTTTGCCAGGGCTAGAGAAGGACGAAAGCCATCACGCTCTTTCAAGAGACGGCCCACGGAAACGGCTGCCGAGATGGAGAGTGATATACAGGAAGCACAACAACACAGGCGTGTCGACTCAGACGGATTTGCTATTCCTAGTCTTCCCATTGATCCGGCATTATTAGCGGCCAGCAGCGGCCAACGTCGCCAATCGACTGCCTCTGCTGCAAGCGAAACCATTTCGGATGCTGGCGAGGAGCACGCCAAGTCTGCTCGCCAGAAGGGTCCGAAGAGACCCCCGCTCCCAGCACCTTCGCCAGATCAAATTGCATCGGAGGAGGCCTTGGAGAATGAAATGACCGCGCTGTTGTCCAAAGGATCGAACATGTTTGACACAAGTGCCGGTCCTCCGAGGAAGGTCGTCTCTGACAATACAGAGATCGACGCTGCGGAGTTTGAATCGGATCCGGAGGTGTCTAATTGTTTGCTTTCTCCTGCGGAAGTTGAGATTAAAGAACGGATCTGGGTCCATGAGAACAAAGATTATCTTAGGACCCAGCAAGCTAAAGCGCTCAAGCGAGCTCTGGCCGAGGCCGATTCTCACCCTGGCGCGGACGGTCGCGTGCACAAGCCGCGGAAACGCCGCCGTGGTAGACTGGGCGACGTTACTTATCTTGAAGGCGAAGGTGAAGACGCCGATGGCCGCAGCACTCGGGCTTCCACCCCTGCCGAAGCTACCCGTCGGATgttggagagaagagggttcAGTAAAAAGATCAACTATCGTCTTTTGGAGTCCCTATTTGGCGATGAAGGGGCCGACGAGGCCTCCAAACCTAAGGAAGAGAGTTTGAGCCGAAGCCAGAGTCGCAGCCAAAGTGTTGTGTCACGCCGCAGCGCCAGTATCGAGCCAGAGGCGGCCTCGAGGCGTACCCGGCTTGCAACCCCCTCAAGTGGCCAACCTGCTGGAGCTTCTTCGTCTACCGCGGGCCCGGCGCGTGGCTCAGCGGCCCCTGCTGCTCAGGCCCTGACGGATCAAGGTGGGAAAGCGAGTCAGAATGAGCAAGTCCTCGGTCCCGCAGATGGAGCAAAGAACGAGTACTCGGATGACGAACAAGAGGATGactacgacgacgaggatgacatGGAGGATGACGGAGTTGACGCGGCGCTTGCTGGAACCTATGGTGACTATTATGACGAGGGGAGTGATTATGGCAGTGATTAA
- a CDS encoding putative copper resistance-associated P-type ATPase (COG:P;~EggNog:ENOG410Q1HB;~InterPro:IPR018303,IPR023298,IPR023299,IPR036163, IPR036412,IPR001757,IPR017969,IPR006121,IPR027256, IPR008250,IPR023214;~PFAM:PF00403,PF00702,PF00122;~TransMembrane:8 (i468-493o517-537i558-585o597-614i766-789o809-837i1174-1196o1220-1242i);~go_component: GO:0016021 - integral component of membrane [Evidence IEA];~go_function: GO:0000166 - nucleotide binding [Evidence IEA];~go_function: GO:0019829 - ATPase-coupled cation transmembrane transporter activity [Evidence IEA];~go_function: GO:0046872 - metal ion binding [Evidence IEA];~go_process: GO:0006812 - cation transport [Evidence IEA];~go_process: GO:0030001 - metal ion transport [Evidence IEA]): MSPSAADTNSRVPAGQDSRLLRSIFFVSNIHCSSCVAYINEVLSDIDGVRDIDVSVLTHEVRVVHSAETDPSRLASALVEAAFEVHHVTTYEPRGSVISELDTSSWLPRDSVLFTTQPNIHRNPALGSRHVDNCDACRKEELDSLAAGEDLADAARRPRDRYSGLRTGGKPGPTQSEVQSLVARGSAEEVTPVEPPKTPEDKERFNARVSIGGMSCASCANSITNEVKELDFVEDIIVNLLTNSATVIFTGPQSNIDKVVEQIEDIGFEASLDEVKMIKTTPARKEAPSKFVAELAIGGMTCGSCSGAVTRGLEELSFVTTVSINLLTHSGRVEFEGRDHIDEIVEKIEDLGYDASVDNVTALVADSNDEPLEERTLSIRVDGMFCHHCPDKVVKSLEAFPDVKVDGNLSVKNPILAVTYTPKPPSLTVRSILRTIESAHDAFTATVYRPPSVEDRSRAMQRHERRRLFTRFIFVLLVAIPTFILGIVFMSLVSSNNKVRKFLEEPMWAGDASRLEWALFIMTTPVMFYGADIFHVRAMKEVYSLWRPGSRAPLLRRFYRFGSMNLLISAGTTVAYVASLAVLIMDAAMGSASNTHSSTYFDTVVFLTMFILAGRFMEAYSKAKTGDAVASLGKLRPTEALLRINASDTDLPGDENRLAEDGYERINIDLLEIGDVVSIPHGASPPADGVVVGTASYQFDESSLTGESKPVHKSAGDQVYTGSVNVGQPVEVKVTATGGSSMLDQIISVVREGQSRRAPLERVADLLTSHFVPIITLIAILTFVIWLALGLSGTLPDDYLDVARGGWTFWALEFAIAVFVVACPCGLALAAPTALFVGGGLAAKQGILVKGGGEAFQEASRLDAIVFDKTGTLTEGGSLQVSEHEALISDPDVIQVAWTLARKLEESSNHPIARAISTFCKEKPSVTITSADIEERSGQGMKGTFTVSVPNPNEKSETPTQYEAAIGNQRLLHSLETSDYDESHLSKTLSKYQAAGKSTAILSLCSQNEPSFTPAIVFAISDTIRPDTIEVISKLQKRKVNVYMCTGDNQTTAHAVADMVGIPRSNVMANVMPAGKADFVRQIQDSNNNFTPQTDSEAESQRAPTNNRSIVAFVGDGVNDSPALAAADVSIAMASGSDVAMNSASFILLNSELDTILQLVLLSRRVFNRVKLNFGWALIYNCCLVPVAAGVFYPIVSGHKHEMVGGELVVTDTHWRLSPVWAALAMALSSISVVCSSLALGISRRSLKRVFGLGG, from the coding sequence ATGTCGCCGTCGGCAGCAGACACCAACTCTCGAGTTCCTGCTGGACAGGACTCGAGACTTCTCAGAAGCATCTTTTTTGTCAGCAACATCCATTGCTCCTCTTGCGTCGCATACATCAATGAAGTTCTATCAGACATTGATGGGGTGAGGGATATCGATGTGTCGGTTCTCACCCACGAAGTACGCGTCGTTCACAGCGCCGAAACAGACCCGTCACGCCTTGCTTCGGCTTTGGTTGAAGCTGCCTTCGAGGTTCACCATGTCACTACATATGAACCCAGAGGATCAGTTATCTCGGAACTTGATACAAGTTCATGGCTACCCCGCGACTCAGTGTTGTTCACTACCCAGCCTAACATCCACCGAAATCCAGCTCTGGGAAGCCGACATGTTGACAACTGTGACGCTTGCAGGAAAGAAGAGCTGGATAGCCTCGCGGCCGGCGAGGACTTGGCAGATGCTGCTCGCCGCCCTCGCGACCGCTATAGTGGTCTTCGAACGGGTGGAAAGCCCGGTCCAACCCAGTCAGAGGTACAGAGTCTAGTAGCCCGGGGGTCAGCCGAAGAAGTTACACCCGTGGAGCCGCCCAAGACGCCGGAAGATAAGGAAAGGTTCAACGCTCGTGTGAGCATTGGAGGTATGAGCTGTGCTTCATGCGCAAACAGCATCACGAATGAAGTCAAAGAGTTGGACTTTGTCGAAGACATAATTGTCAACCTCCTTACCAACAGTGCTACTGTCATCTTTACTGGCCCGCAGTCAAACATCGACAAGGTTGTCGAGCAGATTGAAGATATCGGTTTCGAAGCATCGCTTGATGAGGTCAAAATGATCAAAACAACCCCCGCACGCAAGGAGGCCCCTTCGAAATTCGTCGCTGAACTTGCTATCGGCGGCATGACGTGCGGTTCGTGCTCCGGGGCAGTTACCCGAGGGCTGGAAGAGCTTTCTTTTGTCACTACTGTTTCGATCAATCTCTTGACCCACAGTGGCAGAGTTGAGTTTGAAGGGCGTGATCATATTGATGAGATCGTGGAAAAGATTGAAGATCTCGGCTATGATGCTTCGGTCGATAACGTGACAGCCCTGGTGGCAGATAGCAACGATGAGCCTCTGGAAGAAAGGACACTGTCCATCCGTGTGGATGGTATGTTCTGCCATCACTGTCCTGACAAAGTTGTCAAGTCCTTGGAAGCTTTCCCGGATGTTAAAGTCGATGGCAACCTGTCCGTCAAGAATCCGATTCTTGCGGTTACCTATACACCAAAGCCACCCTCTCTCACAGTGAGGAGTATACTTCGGACAATCGAATCGGCTCACGATGCTTTCACTGCCACCGTTTATCGTCCTCCGAGCGTCGAAGATCGGTCCCGAGCTATGCAGCGCCACGAAAGACGCCGACTGTTCACCCGATTTATCTTTGTTCTGCTCGTGGCTATCCCCACGTTCATCCTGGGTATTGTATTCATGAGCTTGGTGTCGTCAAACAACAAGGTTCGCAAATTCTTGGAAGAACCGATGTGGGCTGGAGATGCCTCGCGCCTCGAATGGGCCCTTTTTATCATGACAACCCCGGTCATGTTCTATGGTGCTGATATTTTCCACGTGCGTGCGATGAAAGAAGTCTACTCCCTTTGGCGTCCTGGAAGTCGTGCACCGCTCCTTCGCAGGTTTTACCGGTTTGGGAGCATGAACCTACTCATCTCTGCCGGTACGACCGTAGCCTATGTCGCGTCTTTAGCTGTGCTTATCATGGACGCCGCGATGGGCTCAGCGTCCAACACACATAGTTCAACATATTTCGACACGGTTGTGTTTCTCACTATGTTCATTCTTGCTGGGCGGTTTATGGAAGCGTACAGCAAAGCAAAGACCGGGGATGCGGTCGCATCTCTTGGAAAGCTGCGCCCGACAGAGGCTTTGTTGAGAATCAACGCAAGTGACACAGACCTACCCGGTGACGAAAACAGACTTGCGGAAGATGGCTATGAGCGGATCAACATTGACCTGCTAGAAATTGGGGATGTAGTTAGCATACCTCACGGCGCCTCACCACCTGCGGACGGTGTCGTCGTTGGGACTGCTTCATACCAGTTCGATGAAAGCTCGTTGACAGGAGAGTCGAAACCGGTCCACAAGTCAGCAGGTGATCAAGTTTACACCGGATCTGTGAACGTCGGTCAGCCCGTCGAAGTTAAGGTCACTGCAACTGGGGGCTCCTCGATGCTGGATCAAATCATCTCCGTGGTGCGAGAAGGTCAGAGCAGACGTGCGCCGCTGGAACGGGTTGCGGATCTATTGACCTCTCACTTCGTCCCAATCATCACCCTGATCGCCATTCTGACCTTCGTCATCTGGCTCGCTCTCGGCCTTTCGGGGACACTGCCTGATGATTACCTTGACGTTGCACGCGGCGGTTGGACGTTCTGGGCATTGGAGTTTGCGATCGCAGTGTTCGTCGTGGCCTGTCCTTGTGGTCTGGCACTTGCCGCCCCCACGGCACTTTTCGTTGGCGGCGGACTAGCTGCTAAGCAGGGTATTTTGGTCAaaggaggaggcgaggcGTTCCAAGAAGCGAGCCGACTCGACGCCATTGTGTTCGACAAGACGGGAACCCTCACAGAGGGCGGCAGCTTGCAGGTATCCGAACACGAAGCCCTCATTTCGGACCCCGACGTAATACAGGTAGCTTGGACACTTGCCCGAAAGCTCGAAGAAAGCAGCAACCATCCGATCGCTCGAGCAATTTCGACTTTCTGCAAGGAAAAGCCCTCTGTCACAATTACAAGCGCCGACATCGAAGAAAGATCCGGCCAAGGAATGAAAGGCACGTTCACTGTATCAGTGCCGAATCCCAACGAGAAATCCGAGACACCCACTCAATACGAAGCTGCCATCGGCAACCAACGTCTCCTACACAGCCTAGAAACATCAGACTACGACGAAAGCCACCTATCGAAAACACTCTCGAAGTACCAAGCTGCCGGTAAATCCACCGCCATCCTTTCTCTCTGCTCCCAAAACGAACCCTCCTTCACACCGGCCATCGTCTTCGCCATCTCCGACACCATCCGACCCGACACCATCGAAGTCATCTCCAAGCTCCAAAAGCGCAAAGTCAATGTATACATGTGCACCGGCGACAACCAAACAACTGCTCACGCCGTCGCCGACATGGTCGGCATTCCGCGCTCCAACGTCATGGCGAACGTAATGCCAGCAGGCAAAGCCGACTTCGTGCGTCAAATCCAagacagcaacaacaacttcaCCCCACAGACAGATTCCGAAGCAGAGAGTCAACGAGCCCCCACCAACAACCGCTCCATCGTCGCCTTCGTCGGCGACGGCGTCAACGACTCCCCCGCCCTCGCCGCAGCAGATGTGAGCATCGCCATGGCGTCGGGATCCGACGTCGCCATGAACTCCGCTAgtttcatcctcctcaactcGGAGCTCGATACCATCCTGCAACTTGTCCTGCTGAGTCGTCGCGTCTTCAACCGCGTCAAGTTGAACTTTGGTTGGGCGCTGATTTATAACTGCTGCTTGGTGCCTGTCGCTGCGGGTGTCTTCTATCCGATCGTTAGTGGACATAAGCAtgagatggtgggtggggAGCTTGTGGTCACTGATACCCATTGGAGGTTAAGCCCCGTCTGGGCAGCGTTGGCCATGGCGTTGAGTAGCATTTCGGTCGTTTGTAGTAGTCTGGCGTTGGGGATTAGTCGCAGGTCGCTTAAGAGAGTGTTTGGATTGGGTGGGTAG
- a CDS encoding uncharacterized protein (TransMembrane:2 (i12-34o46-67i)) yields the protein MFVELFFPFLSLDLILFFLWRKGLVVGWLGMGMVMWPVGSHGFESVAAFLVSFQVFSFGSLIVDIYLPFSHIVKTWKETMNERKKIIKIILFYVLVVGREE from the coding sequence ATGTTTGTGgaacttttctttccttttctttctttggatTTGatcttattctttctttggcGCaaagggttggtggtgggatggCTGGGAATGGGTATGGTCATGTGGCCGGTTGGGTCACATGGGTTTGAatctgttgctgctttttTGGTTTCATTTCAAGTTTTCTCCTTTGGTTCTCTGAttgttgatatatatttgccATTTTCACATATCGTCAAGACTTGGAAAGAAacaatgaatgaaagaaaaaaaattatcaagATAATACTTTTCTATGTTTTGGTTGTAGGGAGAGAGGAGTGA